Proteins encoded within one genomic window of Trichoderma asperellum chromosome 2, complete sequence:
- a CDS encoding uncharacterized protein (EggNog:ENOG41), whose amino-acid sequence MTMTLDTPQQQRFGPVMNFDYPPHGQPPAFSNPWSSSPSASQTAAVAGNSLYVGGPQPPSLSHSLVGKPHTARAPITSAPPLPSYGSLPVATSGADLLSMNRLQTSSAAYADATYATTASPVHGHFAPPSASAYDTMGYAPAHVRPAFGAIGHESDASRRFSQHVHADDRRGFAEALDASHGMLAMSQETPRNIYGTRDRTSVDSYGFPSTHSTSSSISSSGNFSSYYGDSVSDYSTAGSDIESVGSRTLPRPQGMMSSSVPPAPQSMMGQFSSKVSSSTQKKHKCKVCDKRFTRPSSLQTHMYSHTGEKPFACEVEGCGRHFSVVSNLRRHRKVHRGDARSEAGSEDHHSD is encoded by the exons ATGACCATGACGCTGGAcacaccgcagcagcagcgatttGGGCCCGTTATGAACTTTGACTACCCTCCTCACGGCCAGCCACCGGCCTTTTCAAATCCGTGGTCCTCGTCACCCTCTGCCTCTCAGACCGCTGCGGTAGCAGGAAACAGCCTCTACGTTGGCGGACCGCAGCCACCCTCTCTCAGTCACAGTCTCGTGGGCAAGCCTCACACCGCGCGCGCTCCTATCACCAGCGCACCTCCTTTACCGTCCTATGGCTCATTGCCCGTCGCTACATCCGGAGCTG ATCTCCTCAGTATGAACCGCCTTCAGACGTCTTCTGCTGCCTATGCAGACGCCACCTACGCCACGACAGCCTCTCCCGTCCACGGCCACTTTGCACCCCCTTCAGCTTCTGCATACGACACCATGGGCTATGCACCGGCCCATGTACGACCTGCATTTGGTGCCATTGGCCACGAATCGGACGCCTCGCGCAGATTTTCTCAACA CGTCCATGCTGATGACCGAAGAGGCTTTGCTGAAGCTCTTGATGCAAGCCACGGCATGCTGGCCATGAGCCAAGAGACACCCAGAAACATCTATGGCACCCGCGACCGAACTTCCGTAGACTCATACGGCTTCCCGTCTACTCATTCGACTagctcctccatctcgtcGTCTGGCAATTTCAGCTCTTATTATGGAGATTCTGTCTCTGACTACTCTACTGCCGGCTCAGATATCGAATCTGTCGGCTCAAGGACACTGCCTCGACCTCAGGGCATGATGTCATCTTCAGTCCCTCCCGCGCCCCAATCCATGATGGGCCAATTCAGCTCAAAGGTCTCATCCAGCACCCAGAAGAAGCACAAGTGCAAGGTTTGTGACAAGCGGTTCACACGACCAAGCTCACTGCAGACTCACATGTACAGCCACACTGGCGAAAAGC CATTTGCCTGCGAAGTTGAGGGCTGTGGTCGCCACTTCTCGGTCGTCTCAAACCTTCGACGTCACCGAAAAGTCCACAGAGGCGACGCACGATCTGAGGCTGGTTCGGAAGATCACCACTCAGATTAA